Proteins encoded together in one Drosophila albomicans strain 15112-1751.03 chromosome 2R, ASM965048v2, whole genome shotgun sequence window:
- the LOC117575231 gene encoding uncharacterized protein LOC117575231, protein MFLNRVILLVLVIIGTLENFSSAAKFKTTIFDDYVYGDCDNQPENVLNIKTAFDTSEFIIHNDVDNVTLSGNLTSRWDIQKTDRLEGIFQLHYLDHGSWQPTMYSIRLKNVCAVMYDKNQHWYKAWTSHIINIDEVKDNCVNVPGTKLIHEPFELVFIFDLRTPIDTNGLYRLFIAIAAYDESSRKRDTSICFTIRVQFEKID, encoded by the exons atgtttttaaatcgTGTTATTCTGTTAGTGCTTGTGATCATTGGCACTTTGGAAAACTTTTCAAGTGCAGCCAAATTTAAAACCACCATATTTGATGATTACGTTTACGGTGATTGTGATAATCAGCCAGAGAATGTCCTTAACATTAAAACCGCGTTTGACACTTCCGAATTCATTATACATAACGACGTGGACAACGTAACGCTATCGGGAAATTTAACATCAAGATGGGATATTCAAAAGACAGATCGCCTTGAG GGTATCTTTCAATTACATTACTTGGATCATGGTTCCTGGCAACCAACTATGTATTCAATACGTCTAAAGAATGTCTGTGCAGTTATGTATGATAAAAATCAACACTGGTATAAAGCTTGGACTTCGCACATTATAAACATCGATGAAGTTAAGGACAATTGCGTAAATGTACCAGGC aCAAAATTAATACATGAACCTTTTGagttggtatttatttttgatttgagaACACCAATTGATACTAATGGCCTTTATAGATTATTTATTGCTATAGCAGCATATGATGAGTCTTCACGAAAGCGGGATACATCTATCTGTTTTACGATTAGAGTTCAATTCGAGAAAATAGATTAA